In the genome of Notamacropus eugenii isolate mMacEug1 chromosome 5, mMacEug1.pri_v2, whole genome shotgun sequence, one region contains:
- the LOC140508372 gene encoding vomeronasal type-1 receptor 1-like, with amino-acid sequence MSSNTILLSIVFSLQTSIGLLGNSFLLYFFIIKFFVGHKLRPIDTILMQLVWVNSLVLLFKGIPETLANLGLKNFLDDNGCKTVFYIHKVCRGLSISMTCLLSGFQAITINPSSYRWANCKAKATKSIIPCSLLCWFLQLLLNIMVLGRIQGTRASKNSSKILSYGYCIVLGDTTMNPELFAIVVALPDVMCVGFMVSASGYMLLLLNRHHKRVKQIHMTSLSSRASPEIRATQSVLLLVTTFVCFYSLNFIFFTYMHFRKPRPWLVQCSAFLGSCFPTFSSFVLISRDTQVHRCHYGFKEQSTCDV; translated from the coding sequence ATGAGTTCTAATACCATCCTCTTGAGTATTGTCTTCAGCCTCCAGACTTCAATTGGACTTCTGGGGAACTCCTTTCTActttatttcttcatcattaAATTCTTTGTTGGAcacaaactgaggcccatagacaCAATTCTTATGCAGCTCGTCTGGGTCAACTCTCTGGTACTTCTCTTTAAGGGCATTCCTGAGACACTGGCAAATTTGGGTCTGAAGAATTTCCTGGATGACAATGGCTGTAAAACTGTCTTCTACATTCACAAAGTGTGTCGAGGTCTTTCTATTAGTATGACCTGCCTCCTCAGTGGCTTTCAGGCCATCACCATCAATCCCAGTAGCTACAGATGGGCAAACTGTAAAGCCAAAGCCACAAAGTCCATCATCCCCTGCAGTCTTCTCTGCTGGTTCTTGCAACTTCTACTCAATATAATGGTTCTGGGGAGAATTCAAGGTACAAGAGCATCCAAAAATAGCTCAAAGATACTCAGTTATGGATACTGTATTGTTTTAGGAGACACTACAATGAATCCTGAATTGTTTGCAATTGTGGTTGCCCTCCCTGATGTTATGTGTGTGGGATTCATGGTTTCTGCAAGTGGTTACATGTTGTTGCTTCTGAACAGGCACCATAAACGAGTGAAGCAAATACACATGACCAGCCTTTCCTCAAGAGCTTCTCCTGAGATCAGAGCCACCCAATCTGTCCTGCTTCTGGTGACTACCTTTGTCTGCTTTTACTCACTCAATTTCATCTTCTTCACATACATGCATTTCAGAAAGCCAAGACCCTGGTTGGTGCAGTGTTCTGCCTTCCTGGGTTCCTGTTTCCCAACTTTTAGCTCATTTGTGCTGATAAGCAGAGACACTCAAGTTCATAGGTGCCACTATGGCTTTAAGGAACAATCAACCTGTGACGTTTGA
- the LOC140508371 gene encoding vomeronasal type-1 receptor 1-like, translated as MNPNDIILSIVFCSQTAVGLLGNSFLVCLFLLMFLTGHGLRPIDTILAQLASFNFLFLLSRGIPQTMAALGLKNFLDDIGCTIFFYLHKVSRGLSLSFTGLLSAFQAVTISPSSSKWAEIKARTPKYIVLTSSFSCTIHLLLNITVFVKVKDSQGSRNSSELHDFGFCSGLEATKVNDAPFGVVVSLCDAVFLGLVVFASGYMILLLHRHHKRNQYLYMTSLSPTASPRTRATKSILLLVSTFVCFYSLNSIVIAYMYFNKPRLWLMKCCGFLSICFPTFSPFVLISSDSQLLKYCYGLWGKKAPHL; from the coding sequence ATGAATCCAAATGACATCATCCTGAGTATTGTCTTCTGTTCTCAGACTGCAGTTGGGCTTCTGGGAAACTCCTTCCTTGTTTGTCTCTTCCTCTTGATGTTCCTCACTGGCCATGGACTGAGGCCCATAGACACAATTCTGGCCCAGCTGGCTTCCTTCAATTTCCTGTTCCTTCTCTCCAGGGGCATCCCTCAGACAATGGCAGCTTTGGGCTTGAAGAATTTCTTGGATGACATTGGGTGCacaattttcttctatcttcacAAAGTGTCTCGGGGTCTTTCCCTCAGCTTCACTGGCCTCCTCAGTGCTTTTCAAGCCGTCACCATCAGTCCCAGCAGCTCCAAGTGGGCAGAGATTAAAGCCAGAACCCCAAAATACATTGTTCTCACCTCTTCTTTCTCCTGCACCATCCATTTGCTACTCAATATCACTGTTTTTGTGAAGGTAAAAGACTCACAAGGCTCCAGAAATAGTTCAGAATTACATGACTTTGGATTCTGTTCTGGTTTAGAAGCCACCAAAGTTAATGATGCACCTTTTGGTGTTGTGGTTTCCCTCTGTGATGCTGTGTTTCTGGGCCTCGTGGTCTTTGCCAGTGGCTACATGATATTGCTTCTGCATAGACACCACAAGAGAAACCAGTACCTCTACATGACTAGCCTTTCCCCCACAGCTTCCCCTAGGACCAGGGCCACCAAGTCTATCCTGCTGCTGGTGAGCACCTTTGTCTGCTTTTACTCACTCAATTCAATTGTTATTGCATACATGTATTTTAACAAGCCAAGACTCTGGTTAATGAAGTGCTGTGGTTTCCTTAGCATCTGTTTCCCTACGTTTAGTCCATTTGTGCTGATTAGTAGTGACTCCCAACTTCTCAAATATTGCTATGGTCTTTGGGGAAAGAAAGCCCCACATCTTTAG